One genomic segment of bacterium HR34 includes these proteins:
- the dksA gene encoding RNA polymerase-binding transcription factor DksA, with protein MNNNTIKEIKQNLEDELEKVRQELSKIAYEEDGRWTTKFPEQSLEGSHQEPTEAADEVEDYTAMLKIKESLEKRYNEIKEALQKIEKGSYGKCEKCGQEISEKRLKANPTAKYCIKCA; from the coding sequence ATGAACAACAATACAATAAAAGAAATAAAACAAAACTTAGAAGATGAATTAGAAAAAGTAAGGCAGGAGCTATCAAAAATTGCTTATGAAGAAGACGGCAGATGGACAACAAAGTTTCCAGAACAAAGTCTAGAAGGAAGCCATCAAGAACCAACAGAAGCAGCAGATGAGGTTGAAGATTATACAGCAATGCTAAAAATAAAAGAAAGTTTAGAAAAAAGATACAACGAAATAAAAGAGGCCTTGCAAAAAATAGAAAAGGGCAGTTATGGAAAATGCGAAAAGTGTGGGCAAGAAATATCCGAAAAAAGATTAAAGGCGAATCCAACTGCAAAATACTGCATAAAATGCGCTTAG